The stretch of DNA GGAATAAGTTGttttgatatatatgtgtgtgtgtgtgtgtgtgtatatatgtgtgtgtgtatatatatatatatatatatatatatatatatatatatatatatatatattttaatcccATGCTGTTGATTAAATTTCAGGAGTGCTGCCAGAAATGATGTTGGGAAAACCCTCATAACAATATTAGCCATCACTTCCTGTGCTGAGTTTGCCTGTGTTGCTCGTTTAATTCTAACAAGCACCCTGTGAGGTAGACACTATTGTGAGTAGGAAAACCAAGGACTGGAGAGTGACTTGTCCCTGCTCACACAGCTAGTGCAGGAGTACGTGTTGGCATCTCACACCAGTGAAATGCTGTAAAGTGTAGGTGGCAAATGGTGACCAAACCatttaaaagaattgaaaaagTTATCTGTGGCAGGCACTCGTTGACAGTTTATCTAGAGTGACTTATTTAGTCATGAATTTGTACCATTGAAGTTCAGACCAGAGGCGCTCATCCATCTTTCCAAGTGTTCTTTTTGTCTTCCGTCTCAGTTGTTTGACATCACTTTGGATTGTGAATTAATtcattttagaaaggaaaaaaaaagatgttaaaaagTTTTACATCTAATTCTATGTATCTCTTCTCCTTCACTTCATAATGATGAAATAATTCTGACTTAAGTTGATGACAGGCAAAGTTTCAAATGAATTTGGAGATGACCACACTTTCACGCTGCAAGTTTCACAATTATTTTTGTTCTAGTAAATCTTTCTAATCTGTGattagacacatttttttttccttcataggGTATAAATATTCTTGCTGCTATGCTTCCAAGCTGTGATCTGAATCAACCTAAGTTTTAATCAGAAGGTCATCCTCTGAGGTCAGTAAAATATCAGCGTTCCCTTGCGTTAATTTGTTTATTAACTTTTAATTAAAGTTTTAGTAAAGTTACTTTTCAAAGGTTCTCATGACACAGTTAACTTTAATAAGCTTTAAAGATGTTATAGGAAATGAGAGGTAAAAGGGAAGTGGGGTAAGAAAAGAAACACTGAAGACAGATTAGAAGAAAAGGAAGTATTCCAGCATTTACTTGATACTGATATCTACTCCAGTTATTGGCCTCAGGTGAGGAGCCTTTTTTAGTGcacatatttatacatttattccgTTAATGCCACTGTAATGACTATATTGGTGTAAACagaaaataagtacatttaaTTCTTAATGGTAGCAAATGTACCTTTCCTAACTCTGTCCTGCAGCTGAGAAATCAGAACCTGCCACTGATGAAACTAGGTATTACAAAAACTAGAGTTGGAAGTTCTTAAAAACCCTGCATTTGTCTGGCTTTCCTAGTCTGTGTATTAAGACTTCATTGGCTTTGTTTTCAGGATAAAGGAAAGGGTTGATCTAGAAGCATTCATTTAGTAAATACTTAGGGATTATCTGCTGTGTGCTAAGTCCTAGAATACAAAACAGAAACATAccgtttcttgtgtgtgtgtccttggttCTTGAATAGGATTATGTATCATTGTTGAGTCAGGTACAAAAATATTAGACTTGTAGGGATTTTAAACTTTCTATAATGAATGTTTTTAAACTAGCCTAAACAATAAGCTAGTGTGATGATCCATGCCTCTCCGTCTTACCTTTCTGGTGACACACACAATACCTGCCACCTAGATCCAACAGTTTTTGATGTGAAGCGTCCTTCCTCTTTTCCATACTATATGTGTTAAGAAATAAGTCAGTCGCAGTTCTCTCTAATAATAGGAAACTTTCTTGCAAAATACAAAGTCAATAGAtaaataggtaaacatgcatgtacgtGTAATCATCTAGAGGAGCTACATAATAGAGACTGtgctatccagatgtgaggatacattgcagtatgcatctctacttgcaaatcagagctggactcccattgaaactctTAAGCATatctaatttttaagatttatttatttttattacgaagtcggatatgcagagaggaggagagacagaggagaagatcttccgtccaatgattcactccccaactgattgcaatggctggtgctgcaccgatccaaagccaggagccaggaacttcctccaggactcccacacgggtgcagggtcccaaggctttggaccgtcctccactactttcccaggccacaagcagggagctggatgggaagtggagctgccgggattagacgagatggggcgcgttcagggtggtatggccgtagacagagctgccgggattagaaccggcgcccatatgggatcctggctcattcaaggcaaggactttagccactaggccatcgttcTGGgtcctgttaaatatatcttgacaataagatgctggactctgtcattctcCATACCaagaatgtcaggatacacttaaatgtcAGAATGATGGGCTTAAAGACTgttttatgaaggactgtattgTAATAAAacgggaaatcagtggagggagtgGTGGAGAGGAGAAGTCctagaacctatggaattgtatcataaaataagttaatttttaaaaattcaggtttTATAAACTGTCTCACTTCtggctttgtttctttctttgtctcttgtaatttgtttttactagaaataaaatccaaaactCAGTTGGGtttagttaataataataataactacgAATATTGTTTAGGGGATGGGGAGATAATACTGAATCTTATAGATAGCTAGTAACCTGTGGGGTGATATTTTGGCATTTGtattttgaatttctgatttCTTATTAACTTTTGTAAAGTTCGTAATTATTAGATTTGACCATATTGTAATATTCTCTTTGTAGTCTTcatctgcctttattttttttattaaaaattttgttaggactttatttatttactcattttttttaagatttatttatttttattggaaagccagataaacagagaggaggagagacagagaggaagattttccgtctgatgattcactccccaagtggccataatggctgaagctgagctgttccgaagtcaggagcttcttccatgtctcccacgtgggtacaggatcccaaagctttgggccgtccttgacttgctttctcaggcaactggcctgaagctggatgggaaacagggctgacaggattagaaccagtgcccatatgggattctggtgcatgcaaggctaggactttagccgctaggctaccgtgctgggcccatctgcctttatttttatgattattttaaaaggaacaatTTTTGTCACTTTAGTGCTATCTGTTTACCCTCTTAAAGGAGTTTTGGCTGGATTAAATTGCCTTgttcttaaaataattcattttccaaAGGTTTATATTAGGAGAATTAGGTGgttggttttgttcatttttgccatttttaagataaaatgattACAGCTGTATACTTCCTGCCAAACTCTGATGCCAACATTAACATAACAATTTCGAGTTTTGCTTGCTAACCTAAAAACTTCAGTTGCTGCTCAGAGCCTGTTGAATTGTAGAGTTGTTGTCAAGTAAGCACACCATAAGATTTCTGATGTGTTTAGTATTAAAATTAAAGAACTCTCTAAtttagtttttaaactttttattttactgaGGATAGCTGTTGTCACATAAGCATATCATAAAACTTCTGATAtgtgaagttttaaaattaaggaactctctaatttttaaaactatttttattttattgaagataAAGAATCAAGTGTATTTTAGGAGAAAAGATGTGGGATCAAGGAGGACAGCCTTGGCAACAGTGGCCCTTGAATCAGCAGCAATGGATGCAGTCATTTCAGCACCAGCAGGATCCAAGTAAGGATAAACATTGAATTTTGCCTGGAGGAGGGTTGCATATATGGGGATGGGTATGAGATAAAGTTAAGGGAGATGAGATTAGGATTGGGTTGCTTTATGGTCAGAATACAATTTTTTATCATAAATGCTCATATTCAGTTAATCATTTATACCTGAGGCATATGTTTATCCTAGCAGTTCGGAGTAAGTGGATTACAGTCTTGGCACCGCTCCCAAAACCTTCCTGCTAAAACACTCTCAGGTAATGACTCAGGTAGTTGAGTCCTTGCTGtgcacctgggagatctgaattgagttcttaGCTTCCCGAGTCTGGTCAGACCCAGTTTGGACCCTCTGGGCTTTAGCAGATAAGCCAGCAGATCGGAACTCTTcatttctctgctcttcaaataaataaaagtaaaaaattaaaatatgtatccattattttcttttttcttttaaagactttttttttttaaacttgaaattCAGATCTAGgtagaaggagagagattttccatcttctgcatcacttcccaaatgtcacagtggccagagctgggccagtctgaagccaggagcttcttctggatctgcctTGTGGGTGTTGGCTCCCAAGGCCAGGAGacggccatcctcttctgctttcccaggccatacgcagggagctgggtaggaagtggagcagccaggatacgaactggtgcctatatggaatgctggtacttgaaggattagcttgctgcaccactgtGCCCAACCTAGGATCTCTTATTTTGTTAGGAAAAAAGCTAGTTGCACATTTGAGAAGTCTTATACATATTGCTTAACTTCATAAATTTTATGCCattcttacagttttttttaagtacttatatgagaaaaaaaaaacagataagcaAAGAACTCCCATCTGTTGCTTTATTTCCCAGAAGCACACAGTATTTCCCAGTAGTTACTGAAGAAGTGAACTTGAAAGCTGAAAAAATTCAGGTCTCTCttgtgtggcaggaactcagttaccAAAGCCATTGCTAATACCTGCCAGCATCCTGAGGGAGTCAGGAACCAAAGCCAGGTTTCACACACTTACCCCTGTCCCTGCagctgtggttttttttgttgttgttgcttgtttgtttgaagatttttgttggaaagtcaaatttacagagagaaggaccttcgatctactggttcactccccaagtgaccaccatggctggagctgagctaatctgaagtcaggagccaagaactttttccaggtctccgatatgggtgcagggacccaaggctgtgggctgtcctcagcttctttcccaggccacaagcagagcattggataggaagtggagcagcgggggcacaagttggtgtccatatgggatcctagcatgtgcacaGCAAGGACATTAGtaactaggctactgctctggaccCAGACAGTGTATTTTGAATATAGAATGTCTAGGAGATATAGCCAGGCTAGAGATGACAGGGAGCTTCAAGTTAAGGCCAGCGTGTGGAGGAGCAAGGATAACTAGCTATACTCCTCTAAAGCCTCTAGGCTCAAAATATacttgaagaaataaataagaaacgcAGATGCTAGAAATGATTGTCTTttcacaagatttattttttttatttagaaagtaagagttacagaaagatatCTTTTATTCCCTACTTTACTTCCTagatgaccacagtgaccagCTCTAGGCCacgcagaagccaagagccaggaacttcttctggtctcccatgtttgtGGCAGGAGccaaaacatttgggccatcttttgctgcttttgccAAGctagtagcagagagctgggatcaaaagtggagtagccatggtagaaactggagcccatatagggTGCTaatgtcacaggcaacagcttgaCTGCTGTGCAGTAGTGCTtgggcagtggaaggtgacccaagcTCCTTgctgccagcttcagcctggcccagctttaaCCATTGCagtctttgggggagtgaaccagcggctggaagatctgtcttaTCTCTCCTACTCGTTcctctattttttaaatagaaaaaaatagaaattaaaagaaataaagagatggGTTAAGAGTGTTTTTATGAGGACCTTGCCTGAAAATCTGAAATAGTTTATATTCTAGCCTGAATTtggattcttttttaagatttttaaaattaatttatttgaaaggtagaattacagagtgaaggaagacAGAGATGATCAGCTGCTTTAGcagttgcagcagccagggctgggcccaggtgaagccaggagtccgtgtgtgtgcaggggcccaagcacttgggctgtcttccactgctttcccaggcacaaaagTAGGGAGatgcaagggaagtggagaagctggttCTCGAACTGGTGTCCCTGAGGGATACTggcgtcacaggcagaggcttaacatactgTTCCACAGCAGTGGCTCCTGGGTTATTTTCTAAGCATCCTTTCAGCATTAACATTCTGTAATAGTTAAaatagttgtaaaaaaaaaaaatagcttaaaagCTTGTTTTGACTAGAGACATTATTTAGCCCCTACATTTTGAAGCTAAATATCATGCTGATTTGTGTTAGGTCAGATTGACTGGGCTGCATTGGCTCAAGCTTGGATTGCTCAAAGAGAAGCTTCGGGACAGCAAAGCATGGTAGAACAGCCACCAGGAATGATGCCAAATGGACAAGACATGTCTACGATGGAATCTGGTCCGAACAATCATGGAAATTTTCAAGGGGATTCAAACTTTAACAGGATGTGGCAaccaggtttgtttttgtttgtttgtttgtttgtttgttttgttttccaagttGTAGGACTGTCTTTATAATAAAATGAGGATGATTTGAATTATTtaatttgcttaatttttatgACTTCCTGAACTTACTGCTCCTTAAAGAATAGGTAGAATTCAGTTTGATTTAACCTTAACGTTTTACGGTTAAAATTATTCTGTACTCAgttggctagcattgtggcactcAGTTTGATTCTTCTCTTGGTTCTTCATTCCTAggctgacaggggctgggaacACTCTGGAAACCTCACTTGGCATCTAGGGAAGAGAGCATTCTTTGCCTCTCTGTTGCAACCTCTGGCCTTTTCAGAAGCAGCAGTGGCAGAGTAAAAACATGGCTAGCCTCTAATTAAGGAAAATTGTGTCACTATGTGACAAATAAATCTGTCAGATATACTCTGCCCCTACCATCTACCcacctttttcttcccttttttcagatagtgaaaatatttcttaaatttttgtctgttttgtttttctgtttgcttgatTTTTACTTCATAGAATGATTTAGAATCTTTGATGCTAACTTTTCCATGACTTGTGTTGTTAATTTTTAAGTCATCTCAAGTTATTTATAGAGTAATTTCATTTGGCTGTGTTGGTATAGTCATATCTTTTCCCTGTGAATATTACTGGTTTTCATACTATGTAAGAATGAAAAACTAAGCTAATCCCCTAACATCACTTTTGAAAGGATAGCAAATCTTGTGTATTTGATTTTGTGAGGTGATTTATTATTAGCTTTTTTCAATGCCAGATTTATTCCTGTTTGAAAATGTTTCGATTCCCCAGTCTAGTGTATAAGTGAATCATGCTCTCCCacctccacccagcctcctgttTTACTATACTGGATTCTTTTGTGACCCTAGCAAATACTTTATTTCTGTATATTTCTATTTTCCCTCCTGAAATTGGCAACAATAGTGCCTGATTTTTTTACCCCTACCTCACAGGGATGTTGTGAGGATAAATGTGTTCatagaagaaagaaattatataaaatctCAAGGTATTATTTTTATGGTGTGTTActgaacagaaatagaaaatctatTGAAACaattgcttttgattttgttAACGTTCATTAAAAGTAATTTTGGGCTTTTGGTCTCCATttgtttgaggaatgaattagtGTTGATGTAGTGCATTTAAGTTATTTATAAGATAATTTAGTTCATTGCTTACTTTTAAGATATGCAGAAGGAGTTTGGCCAAGAAGTTATGTGTTTTCTATATttggttataaaaaaaaaatctagttttcTTAAGATGTTAAAAATTTGTATTGATTTTGTTATAACGCCCTGTTGAATGTTTTTATGCCTAAACCCTAAATAGAATGGGGAATGCACCAGCAACCCCCACACCCCCCTCCAGATCAGCCATGGATGCCACCAACACCAGGCCCAATGGACATTGTTCCTCCTTCTGAAGACAGCAACAGTCAGGACAGTGGGGAATTTGCCCCTGACAACAGGCATATATTTAACCAGAACAATCACAACTTTGGTGGACCACCCGATAATTTTGCAGTGGGGCCAGTGAACCAGTTTGACTATCAGGTGAAagatattttgttgttttaatattGTAGATGTGCACGTAACCCATTCTTTGGAAGTGTCTCATCAAGAATTCCTAAGATATGTGTTTCACTTACTAGATTTGTACAGATAAGCACATACTATGTCTTAGAAGTTTTTGAGTATTAGAAATCATTAGATTGCTAAGGGATTATTAGGAGGTTTTGATTTGCTAAGAGATCATTAGGGAAAAAatttgtataaaataaaaatgtttaagtacAGCATTTACCTATTACAGTTCCTGTGAAATGGGAGCCTCCACAAATTGGTAGCTATTTACTTTAGTgaattcattttctaatttataaTTCCAGAATGGCACATTTAAATGTTAAGTAAAGTTTAGAAAAACAGTAGTTGAATATATTATTTTATCATTAAGCCATGAATAAAACACATGGACATGGATCATCTTACTAGTTACAGTTCCTTCTATGTAGAATTGTGACTGGTTCTctaatagtttttgttttttcattttgacaTGACATGTTAATAGGTTGTACAGAATTTCCTTTGTAGGGTCCAGTTCATTCCTAGGGACATAGAACTCTATGGGAATAGTGGCCTTGTGTAACAGGCTTTATCTTCATTACCCACTTGGCTAGAATCTATAATTAAGTTATagtgaattatttaaaaatacttcacAATTGCAACCagcctttttaaaataactggtTTCAATTGTCACTTTATAAACTGAGTTATCATAATTCAAAACCTTGAAAAAATGCGTACTTTTGTAAAAATTCTGGAGTGCATTTTGTGTCTTTTGCTAATAAACACACAGTGATCACCTTAAGACAGCATTCCTTTAATTCAAATATAGTCAGATGCTTGTTGTATACTCATGTGAAATACAAGAGACAATTTTTGgttctgttttgaagaaatgcagCATCAGGGAGCTTCTGCTTATCCCACTATCACTGGTGGGTCCCATTGACAgctaaaaatattctgaaaaatataTCAGTATCTTTTGTCTTTGCttgtaaataaatatgtcttatcATAAAAACAAGTTcactagaaataaatgaaattgacagaagttttctgaattttctaaTTAGAGCAAATCTGTTACTTATTTGTTGTCTGTTTATAAATGGATTCAGAATGAAAAGGTTCATATATGTTCATaaaacacacgtgtgtgtgcatatatatagatCCTTTTCTATACTTCTTGAAAATAGCATATCAACTTACtttttagaaatcagaaatctCTATGTAGGCTCTTGGGGCTACAGCAGTTATCGGTGGATGCTAGAGCATGGAATTCTTGGATTTGCTGCACACATGGATTTCTACTGTCCCAGTTCATAACACGTGTGTGTCCCAGAGAGTACATTGTATTaatgtgaagaaaaataaactgCAATACTCTTTCAGCATGGGGCTGCTTTTGGTCCACCGCAAGGTGGATTTCATCCTCCTTATTGGCAACCAGGACCTCCAGGACCTCCTGCACCTCCTCAGAATCGAAGAGAAAGGCCATCATCGTTCAGGGATCGGCAGCGTTCGCCTATTACACTCCCTGTGAAACAGGAGCCTCCACAAATTGGTAGCTATTTACCTTAGTGAACCGTATTTGGCttgccttttttttgttgttgttgttgttgttgttgttaaaggatatgttgttttcttaaatttttctcaTATGTTAAAATTGATTATTTAAAGAATGCTGTTCTTTTTTTATGTTCAAATATTatatgttgtatttattttttcttttttttatgtatttttgtgagaatgctattctttttaaatatttgtatatttggaaaggcagagtgtgagagagtgctttcatttgttaatttactccccaaatgactgcaatagctagagTTGAACCAGGCTGTCACCAGTAGCCAacagcttcatcctggtctccaatAAAACTGTGCCCCTATATATCTGGAGGGTCCCAGACCGTCCCGTATTTAATAGACCAGAACATTTAAGTGTTTCCCTTTTTACATTTTCTGgatgtacattttcttttttaactggtAATACTTGTTCAAATGAAATTTTAGTTTGAAAACAGCTTATCCTTTAGACTCTgctcttattttatattttataaagaacTTATAAGAAGTTGGTTCTGAGTTAACCTACATCCCTGCAGACCGGCTTTTTAGCCTTTGGTATATGGCTTAATCTGTTAGAGCCTGTTTGCTCACCCTCAAATGAAATCTAATAGAGGTGATCTCTTAAGGCTTTTATAAGGATTAaggaaggtttttgtttgtttgcaaaaAGAGGtgtttatgggcccggcggcatggcctagcggctaaagtcctcaccttgaacgccctgggatcccatatgggtgccggttctaatcccggcagctccacttcccatccagcttcctgcttgtggcctgggaaagcagtcgaggacggcccaaagctttgggaccctgcacccatgtgggagacccggaagaggttcctggttgccggcatcggattggcgcgtactggcctgttgtggctcacttggggaatgaagcatcggatggaagatcttcctctctgtctctcctcttctctgtatatccggctttccaataacaataaaaatcttttttttttttttttaaaaaaagaggtgtttatttgtttgtaaggcagactgacacagagaagagatcttccatctgttggtttgatTTCCTGAATTGTTGTGGCTAggcaaggctaaagccaggagcctaaaactccatccaggtcaccaTGTGAATGGATGGggcccagctacttgggccatctgctgctgctttcccaggcataatagCGGAGAGAtgagtcaaaagtggagcagccacgatttgaaccagcactcatggatGCCAGAGTCATAGattgcagctttacccactgtattTTATTGCCAGCATCAAGatgatattttaatttaattctgGCCCGAAAAAAATCTAAGCATAAGACCTGTTATTACTGTTAAAAAGGCTTGGTTTTGAAAAAAAGTGTGATATTTGATACGCTTCAGAAATTTACTCATAGCGTTTAACATACTTGGAAATGCTTTTTCAGATGCAGTAAAACGCAGGACTCTTCCAGCTTGGATTCGTGAAGGTCTTGAAAAAATGGAACGTGAAAAGCAGAAGaagttagaaaaagaaagaatggaacaGCAACGTTCACAGTtgtccaaaaaagaaaagaagaccaCAGAAGATGCTGAAGGAGGAGATGGGCCTCGTTTACCGCAGAGAAGTAAATTTGTAAGTAAAATCTGCTCACATGAGACTCCATGTGAGGGTTTTGTCTGtctaaagaaatcattaaaataaatttttagctTGTAGAAAAGAATTGTTCCTGAGATTACATTTAGTTACTGTTCCAGGAGGTTTATGGTTTGATGTGTGTTTTTATCTGAGAaaagtttcatctgctggtttactctccaaatgcctccagcagctgggagctgggagctgggtctcccatatgggtggtggggACTCAACAACTTAATccattgcttgctgcctcccTAGGATGTACGTTACTAGCAAGGGCTAATCAAATATGGAGCTGATATTCAAAGCCAGGTACTCTGCTAACGGATGCAGGAGTCCCAGTGGATGTGCTCCTGGGGATTATGCTGTAATGTAATTAAACTTAACGGAAATTTTGATggttatcttccatctgatgattcattcttttaaaatgttcatgatcTCTGCCATcggcccaggctgcagccagtaTCGTGgagctcagtgcaggtctcccgtTAGGTGGCAGGGACTATTGAGGTATCTATCACTTGTTATCTTCCGGCATATACATTAGTAGCAGCTGAAggctgagctgggacttgaaccaggcactttgatatggaataAGGTCTAATGACACCATGACTGCTTTGACAGATGCCTGACTTAAGTATTCTTTTATTCAGCAATAACATGATTCTAGCTGATTTGACATTGGCGCTGGTCAGTAAGAAACTCAGGAAATCAGTCCTTCTCCCAGGGACATTTTCTGAGTCAGAAGTAAATCTCAGGGAGAGGAAGGCAGCTACATTTCAGCTAAAACTTAGTTTTAAATTCTGTAATTAgagtaaattattttttctaaacaaaatatGTCATAGCTATGCTTTTGTTTTGGATATTACagaaataaattattgaaaatattatttaattttatcagttttgattttttaaaaaagatttatttaggagcctcttctgggtctcccaagtggttcagggtcccacggctttgggccgtacttgactgctttcccaggccacatgcctgggaagggagctggatgggaagcagggccaccgggacacgaaccggtgcccttatgggatcccagtgcgtgcaaggtgaggactttagcctttagactactgcaccaggcccaccagTTTGGGTTTTTAAATCTTAACATTAAATTGTGTATTTTCAGATTTTACACACTATTTATAACCCCACCACCACTACACAGTCTGTTCTGTCTGTTTGCTCTAGTCCAGGTCGACTTTACAGGGTAGAATTGAAGTGGTCATCTTGTCTTTGACTTAATAGGATCATCCAGAATCACTAGAAGTGTCT from Ochotona princeps isolate mOchPri1 chromosome 1, mOchPri1.hap1, whole genome shotgun sequence encodes:
- the PNISR gene encoding arginine/serine-rich protein PNISR isoform X3 — encoded protein: MWDQGGQPWQQWPLNQQQWMQSFQHQQDPSQIDWAALAQAWIAQREASGQQSMVEQPPGMMPNGQDMSTMESGPNNHGNFQGDSNFNRMWQPEWGMHQQPPHPPPDQPWMPPTPGPMDIVPPSEDSNSQDSGEFAPDNRHIFNQNNHNFGGPPDNFAVGPVNQFDYQHGAAFGPPQGGFHPPYWQPGPPGPPAPPQNRRERPSSFRDRQRSPITLPVKQEPPQIDAVKRRTLPAWIREGLEKMEREKQKKLEKERMEQQRSQLSKKEKKTTEDAEGGDGPRLPQRSKFDSDDEDEDTENLEAASSGKATRSPSPVPQEEQSEPEMTEEEKEYQMMLLTKMLLTEILLDVTDEEIYYIAKDAHRKATKDTMVLVYDF
- the PNISR gene encoding arginine/serine-rich protein PNISR isoform X4, coding for MWDQGGQPWQQWPLNQQQWMQSFQHQQDPSQIDWAALAQAWIAQREASGQQSMVEQPPGMMPNGQDMSTMESGPNNHGNFQGDSNFNRMWQPEWGMHQQPPHPPPDQPWMPPTPGPMDIVPPSEDSNSQDSGEFAPDNRHIFNQNNHNFGGPPDNFAVGPVNQFDYQDLQDLLHLLRIEEKGHHRSGIGSVRLLHSL
- the PNISR gene encoding arginine/serine-rich protein PNISR isoform X5, with the protein product MWDQGGQPWQQWPLNQQQWMQSFQHQQDPSQIDWAALAQAWIAQREASGQQSMVEQPPGMMPNGQDMSTMESGPNNHGNFQGDSNFNRMWQPG